One Capsicum annuum cultivar UCD-10X-F1 chromosome 2, UCD10Xv1.1, whole genome shotgun sequence genomic window carries:
- the LOC107859669 gene encoding probable galactinol--sucrose galactosyltransferase 6: MLIFHCSFFILKMMKSRKALAYGRPKSPIMFLSISGHPPTTINSLFIQRPNPIIPFPLSSPRTHLSYSFIKPINSFPFSVSSKAPTSIVLAHKGSELEFEKGVEEEEEAAMTITSGIRISERKLVVKDRTILTNVPDNVITTSGPGAASGPLEGVFLGAEFDQDNSRHVVPLGKLQDVRFLSCFRFKLWWMAQKMGDKGSEIPMETQFLLVETKDGSHLQSSNNKNNYDDNNNDVLYVVFLPLIEGSFRAVLQGNPEDELELCLESGDKDTVSSLFNQAVYMHAGSDPFVVITEAIRAVKLHLKTFRQRHEKKLPGIVDYFGWCTWDAFYQEVTQEGVEDGLESLTAGGIPPKFIIIDDGWQSVGGDPEVEKPLMRLTGIKENEKFQKKEDPTVGIKNIVNIAKEKYGLNYVYVWHAITGYWGGVRPGVKGMEEYDSVVKYPDITKGVMENEPGWKTDPIAVQGLGLVNPKSAYKFYNEMHSYLASAGVDGLKVDVQCILETLGDGLGGRVELTKQYHQALDASVARNFPDNGCIACMSHNTDALYCSKQTAVVRASDDFFPRDPASHTIHIACVAYNSVFLGEIMQPDWDMFQSLHPAAEYHGSARALSGGPVYVSDAPGKHNFDVLRKLVLPDGSILRARLPGRPTKDSLFTDPSRDGVSLLKIWNMNKYTGVLGVYNCQGAAWSSVERKTTFHKTNTDAITDYIRGRDVHFISEAALDPKWSGDCVLYSHGSAELVVLPCNAAMPVSFKILEHETYTVTPIKVLAPGFSFAPLGLIDMYNAGGAIEGLKYDVKAGAELSELDNGYQGEGNLVAEDRIENLSTEAVAVVSMEVKGCGRFGVYSSVKPRKCSVGGDMVEFAYDSDSGLLTLNLDAMPPADQKVHIIEVEV, translated from the exons ATGCTAATATTCCATTGTTCTTTTTTTATCTTAAAGATGATGAAATCAAGAAAGGCTTTAGCCTATGGCAGACCAAAATCACCAATCATGTTCCTTTCTATTTCTGGACATCCTCCTACCACTATAAATAGCCTCTTCATCCAACGCCCAAACCCAATAATCCCATTTCCCCTCTCTTCTCCGAGAACTCATCTTTCTTATTCATTCATCAAACCCATTAATTCATTTCCATTCTCTGTTTCATCAAAGGCCCCCACTTCTATTGTTCTTGCTCACAAA GGAAGTGAACTAGAATTTGAGAAAGGAgttgaggaggaagaagaagcagCCATGACAATCACTTCGGGGATAAGGATTTCCGAGAGGAAACTGGTTGTGAAAGACAGAACAATATTAACAAATGTACCTGACAACGTAATCACCACTTCCGGACCTGGAGCAGCATCAGGTCCATTGGAGGGTGTATTTCTTGGTGCTGAATTTGATCAAGACAACAGCCGGCATGTCGTGCCGCTCGGGAAATTACAAGATGTCCGGTTCTTGTCTTGTTTCAGGTTCAAACTATGGTGGATGGCTCAGAAAATGGGTGATAAAGGAAGTGAAATTCCAATGGAAACTCAATTTCTCCTTGTCGAAACCAAAGATGGATCTCACCTCCAATCCagtaacaacaaaaacaactacGATGACAACAACAACGATGTTCTTTATGTCGTTTTCCTTCCTTTAATCGAAGGTTCATTCAGAGCAGTTCTTCAGGGGAATCCTGAAGACGAGCTCGAATTGTGCTTGGAAAGTGGCGATAAGGACACTGTCAGCTCGTTATTTAATCAAGCAGTTTATATGCATGCTGGCAGTGATCCGTTTGTCGTCATCACAGAGGCTATAAGGGCAGTGAAGTTGCATCTCAAGACTTTCAGGCAACGCCATGAGAAGAAACTCCCCGGAATTGTTGATTACTTCGGGTGGTGTACTTGGGATGCTTTTTACCAAGAAGTGACTCAAGAAGGCGTTGAAGATGGCCTTGAAAGTCTTACTGCCGGTGGTATACCGCCGAAATTCATCATCATTGATGATGGCTGGCAGTCAGTGGGTGGTGATCCGGAAGTTGAGAAACCGTTAATGAGACTTACAGGAATCAAAGAAAACGAGAAATTTCAGAAGAAGGAAGATCCAACAGTAGGGATCAAAAACATTGTGAATATAGCTAAGGAGAAATACGGGTTGAACTATGTATATGTATGGCACGCGATAACGGGTTATTGGGGTGGGGTACGACCTGGAGTGAAGGGGATGGAGGAATACGATTCGGTTGTGAAGTATCCGGATATTACAAAAGGGGTGATGGAGAATGAACCGGGTTGGAAAACGGATCCGATTGCTGTTCAGGGTTTGGGTTTGGTTAACCCGAAAAGTGCTTATAAGTTCTATAATGAAATGCATAGTTATTTGGCATCAGCTGGAGTGGATGGATTGAAGGTGGATGTACAGTGTATATTAGAGACCTTAGGGGATGGTTTAGGGGGTCGGGTTGAGCTCACAAAACAGTATCATCAAGCTCTTGATGCTTCCGTTGCTCGGAATTTCCCCGATAATGGTTGCATTGCTTGCATGAGCCACAATACTGACGCGCTTTACTG CTCAAAGCAGACAGCAGTTGTAAGAGCATCGGATGATTTTTTTCCAAGAGATCCAGCTTCACACACCATTCACATTGCTTGTGTAGCATACAACAGTGTGTTCCTTGGAGAAATTATGCAGCCCGATTGGGACATGTTTCAGTCGCTTCATCCCGCTGCCGAGTATCATGGCTCAGCCAGGGCGTTGAGTGGTGGTCCTGTCTATGTTAG TGATGCACCTGGCAAACACAACTTTGATGTCCTAAGGAAGCTTgttcttccagatggttcaattCTTCGTGCTCGTTTGCCTGGTCGACCTACAAAGGACTCCCTTTTCACTGATCCATCTCGTGATGGTGTAAG CCTTTTGAAGATATGGAACATGAACAAATACACTGGTGTGCTTGGAGTATACAACTGCCAAGGTGCAGCATGGAGCTCGGTTGAGAGGAAGACTACATTTCACAAGACCAACACAGACGCGATAACAGACTATATCAGGGGCCGTGATGTCCATTTCATATCTGAAGCTGCCTTGGATCCCAAATGGAGTGGAGACTGTGTTCTTTACTCTCACGGAAGTGCCGAGCTTGTTGTTCTCCCTTGCAATGCAGCAATGCCTGTTTCTTTTAAGATCCTTGAGCACGAGACATACACTGTCACACCTATTAAGGTCTTGGCACCTGGCTTCAGCTTTGCACCATTGGGGCTCATTGACATGTACAATGCCGGCGGGGCAATTGAGGGACTAAAATACGACGTGAAGGCAGGCGCAGAATTGTCTGAACTTGACAATGGATATCAAGGCGAAGGAAATCTTGTGGCGGAAGATAGAATCGAGAACTTGAGCACTGAAGCAGTTGCAGTTGTGTCAATGGAAGTAAAGGGGTGTGGTCGGTTTGGTGTTTACTCATCCGTCAAACCGAG